A stretch of Palaemon carinicauda isolate YSFRI2023 chromosome 34, ASM3689809v2, whole genome shotgun sequence DNA encodes these proteins:
- the LOC137627054 gene encoding uncharacterized protein, giving the protein MEGDITTDGLEALGMEDIDFNISFSDKLVQAMTWGDGNQEGSNTWACGTPGQDPENPVGNSSYEFHLNNDEYENLCDKSSIDIETGKKSSDSEEIAKLIDAFTEEIAGKSTNGEGIDNLIDAFNEEVARKSTGEEILKVSDAFSEEIPGKFNDVLEIGKLSDAFSKEIPGKSNDGGEIGKLSDAFSEEIAGKSNDVLEIGKLSDAFSKEIAGKSNDGEEIGKLSDSFSEEIVGKSTDSEAIDKLIDVYSQEIVEKSTDSEEIAKLIDAFSEEIVGKSSASEEITKLNETLSEEIVDKSNVGSEGIDKLSKSVNKSQLGDSNYAQYAGIDDWEELPEVSSKTDTNERAGSCIGAKRKRTPSPGIRESTGLVKETSTQSKRTCAAGPSAGQDSPSVTTQNKNIDPNQEDSDDESSSPGSRVQSTLTAELSCPHGCFKVISAEIFKKIYDHFCTLNRCKQDYLMASLMNTKRIAVDDSEKQVVVHKLKQGPTAWVVCRKAFLHAFKVTEARLRDVYYTLVKKQEERFQVMKEHFANFVTLVPLNRSSVQRLYYSPDLNLERLYALYVEFAEQQDLVETVSKECYQRIFQRYSTVRLVSSKHDRCTLCETLNRNVHKFSGLPNQAVPLAEAWTNLKMHDFLATEDEEIIRCIPKRKGIENTLILYISKQQAYPIPKIPSSLNYCKRKLWAYYLCVRNLKKRGMTKVYVWDEVTAKRGSTEVISCLGKWIEESHDREDNLVVFTDSIGNCRNINMFLFHLRLIHSKRFLKIEHYFLVPGNHANPCNRILSEIESALDRQSAIVSKEDFMEHIRDTASEWDSDVVAMERNDFLDYSVLQSYIQEGSNDGMTFRNARVVTINCCYKEGYHVTGTSRKVKASKPVRLMPGTSPFTLKKFNLAAVEIPQKYPRPVCLNPQKLADLRDLLHCIVPYKKRNYLRRIFVDQDSLEEESVVGDPIVEEEEDEAEGLYEYV; this is encoded by the coding sequence ATGAATATGAAAATCTTTGTGATAAATCGAGTATTGATATAGAAACTGGGAAAAAGTCGAGTGACAGTGAGGAAATAGCTAAGCTGATTGATGCATTTACCGAAGAAATTGCTGGGAAATCGACTAATGGTGAGGGAATAGACAATTTAATTGACGCTTTTAATGAAGAGGTTGCTAGGAAATCGACTGGTGAGGAAATACTAAAAGTGAGTGACGCTTTTAGCGAAGAAATTCCTGGGAAATTTAATGATGTGCTGGAAATAGGGAAGCTGAGTGATGCCTTTAGCAAAGAAATTCCTGGGAAATCGAATGATGGGGGGGAAATAGGAAAGCTGAGCGATGCCTTTAGCGAAGAAATTGCTGGGAAATCGAATGATGTGCTGGAAATAGGGAAGCTGAGTGACGCCTTTAGCAAAGAAATTGCTGGGAAATCGAATGATGGGGAGGAAATAGGGAAGCTGAGTGACTCCTTTAGCGAAGAAATTGTTGGGAAATCAACTGATAGTGAGGCAATAGACAAGCTAATAGACGTGTATAGCCAAGAAATTGTGGAGAAATCGACTGATAGTGAGGAAATAGCCAAGCTGATTGACGCATTTAGCGAAGAAATTGTCGGAAAATCGAGTGCTAGTGAGGAAATAACCAAGTTGAATGAGACGCTTAGCGAAGAAATTGTGGACAAATCTAATGTTGGTAGTGAAGGAATAGACAAATTATCCAAGTCGGTTAATAAAAGTCAGCTTGGAGACTCCAATTATGCTCAATATGCGGGTATTGACGATTGGGAAGAATTGCCGGAAGTATCCAGCAAGACGGATACCAATGAAAGAGCTGGAAGCTGTATTGGTGCTAAGCGTAAGCGAACGCCCAGTCCAGGCATACGGGAAAGTACTGGTCTCGTAAAAGAGACTTCTACTCAGTCGAAGAGAACATGCGCGGCCGGTCCGTCCGCAGGGCAGGACAGCCCTTCTGTTACGACTCAGAACAAAAATATAGACCCAAATCAAGAAGATAGTGATGACGAATCATCCAGTCCTGGCAGTCGAGTGCAAAGCACTTTGACGGCAGAACTTAGTTGTCCCCATGGATGTTTTAAAGTCATATCGGCAGAAATATTCAAGAAGATCTACGATCATTTCTGTACTCTAAACAGGTGCAAACAGGATTACCTTATGGCGAGCTTAATGAACACCAAACGTATTGCTGTGGACGACTCTGAGAAGCAAGTCGTCGTCCACAAGCTGAAGCAAGGGCCCACGGCGTGGGTCGTCTGCCGAAAAGCATTCTTGCACGCGTTCAAGGTTACGGAAGCTAGGCTGCGAGACGTGTATTACACCCTGGTGAAGAAACAGGAGGAACGATTCCAAGTTATGAAGGAACATTTTGCGAACTTTGTGACGCTAGTTCCCCTTAACAGATCGTCTGTGCAGCGCCTTTACTACTCGCCCGACCTGAACCTAGAAAGACTGTATGCGCTGTATGTCGAGTTCGCCGAGCAACAGGATCTCGTCGAGACGGTGTCAAAAGAGTGTTACCAAAGAATATTTCAGAGGTATTCCACTGTCAGGTTAGTGTCGTCAAAGCATGACCGATGTACCCTTTGTGAGACGCTCAATCGCAACGTACATAAGTTCTCTGGCCTTCCAAACCAAGCAGTACCTCTGGCGGAGGCATGGACGAACCTTAAGATGCACGATTTCCTTGCCACGGAAGACGAGGAGATCATTAGGTGCATTCCCAAACGCAAGGGCATCGAAAATACCTTAATCTTGTACATTAGCAAGCAACAAGCCTACCCGATACCTAAAATTCCCTCAAGTTTGAATTATTGCAAGCGCAAACTCTGGGCTTACTATCTGTGCGTCCGTAACCTCAAGAAGAGAGGGATGACGAAAGTGTACGTGTGGGACGAGGTCACGGCCAAACGCGGGTCGACGGAGGTAATTTCGTGCCTCGGTAAGTGGATAGAGGAAAGCCATGACAGAGAGGATAATTTAGTGGTGTTCACGGATAGTATTGGGAATTGTAGGAACATAAATATGTTCCTTTTCCATCTTCGACTGATTCACAGCAAGAGATTCCTGAAGATCGAACACTACTTCCTGGTCCCGGGAAACCATGCTAATCCTTGCAATAGGATCTTGAGCGAGATCGAATCGGCTTTGGACCGTCAGAGTGCCATTGTAAGTAAGGAAGACTTCATGGAACACATCAGAGACACGGCATCCGAGTGGGACTCCGACGTCGTTGCGATGGAGAGGAACGACTTCTTGGATTATTCCGTGCTGCAATCCTACATCCAGGAAGGCAGTAACGACGGCATGACCTTTCGGAACGCCAGGGTGGTGACCATCAACTGCTGTTACAAGGAGGGATACCACGTGACTGGGACGTCCAGAAAAGTTAAAGCATCGAAGCCTGTGAGACTCATGCCCGGGACCAGTCCTTTCACACTCAAGAAATTCAACTTGGCAGCTGTGGAGATCCCGCAGAAGTACCCTCGTCCCGTTTGCTTGAATCCTCAGAAGTTGGCCGACCTGAGGGATTTGCTGCACTGCATCGTGCCCTACAAGAAGAGGAATTATCTCAGGAGGATCTTTGTCGACCAAGATAGCCTGGAAGAGGAGTCTGTTGTTGGTGACCCAATcgttgaggaggaagaggatgaggcCGAGGGCTTATACGAGTATGTGTAG